TGTTCCTTGACATCCAATCGCAAGTTAGAATCACGTGTGAACGGAAGAGAGAAAAAGTGGATTCTACTCTATAAAAGGCTTTGTATTCAAGTTGAAGAAAGGGATATGGCAACAAGTGGGGTGAGGCGAATCTTCGATTAGAAAACAAAAAGAAAGGATATGCATCCTATGATTTAGCATTTTCTGGAATCTTTTTGTTCTTATGTGAGATTGGATTTCCAATTTCAACTTAAAGCTAAGATTTTTATGTAAAGGTAAAGTTGTGCTAATGGTTTTAAAGTAGCCAATTTGATATTCTTTTGTCAAAATACATAAGTTATCCCTAATTATGGACCAAATCCTTATTACTCACTTTTTACGGATAAAAATTACCTTAATATTCACTTTTTGCACAGTCTTTTAAAATACATATGATATCACACATCAATAATGTCGTGACACTTGTCGTAACAAAAAAATACGTAATTTACACCTTAATTAATACTTAtttctttcttttaaaaaaaatataaaaggatCCCCCTTCCCAACCTATCTCTCACCTTCCCCAACCCGCTCTTTTTAGTCATCTTCTCCATTAAAGTTCTGCCAttaaattatcattaccatcacATTATTACCACCATTGTCACCACCACCAATATTAAGTTTTAAAACAAAACCCACAAACACCATAACCCCATTTCTTCACACCCATTCAAAAAAAAAACATTACACAAAAATTTCAGCTTTTCATTGCTCACCGTATGGCTGATTTAGAAACAAAATTATGATAATGCATTAACTATTATCAACTAACTCTGAAAACAAAGAAGCGATTTCCCTGCGGCAAAGGTTTTGGGGAAACGAAAGAGAACTATGACACAAAGTAAGTGCATTGACTTTAGTAGATATGGAATTAAGAAAGGTGTGTATCCCGTATACAGCAAATATGGAAATACTTCAGTCAAATTTGAAGGAGATGAATAATTAATTTAGAATTTGAATTTAGCTCTAAATTTATTTTAGTCAATGAAAGCTTAATCTATGGAGAAGGCAAAGGTTAGTGTTTGGGGAAGAAAAATGGGTGGGGGTGGTAGGGTGGGAAAGAGGGACCAAATTATTTAGAGTcataataattaaaaatagaacaacaacaacaataataataacaaatcagtataatcccactagtggggtctggagagggtaatgtgtacgcagaccttacccctaccctgggtagagagactgtttccgatagaccctcggctccctccctccaagaactccccaccttgctcttggagtgactcgaactcacaacctcttggttgtaagtggagggtgctcatcaCTAGAGCAACATACTCTTgtcaaattaaaaatataaaaaaaaatatgaaatggctcaaaaatatttaaaataaaaaaggtTGGACATGTGGCGTTTTGATAATGATTCAGACCTAAAAATTTTACATTCACTCACCTCTTTTAGGAGTAAAACACGTGCGTACCAGCTGTAAAAAATGGTGTGTCTTAGACACACTTTAgaaaggttgagtgtgtaagGTAATTTTCATCCGCAAAAGGTATGTAACATGAATTTGATCCATAGTTAGGgagtaacttatgtattttgcctattCTTTTTTACATAACAGATGATCTTGGATCGAGCGAAGATTAGAAAGTATTGGTCTATTGAagtatttcaatcaattttaggACCAACAGCCACTAGTTTATTTTAATTCATAATTGTAATCGAGTATTATGCAAACATAATTATATAAAGCGGTTTCATAACAAAAAcaaaacataattagatcatTGGGAGAGGTTATGAAACCGCTTTAGCAGATGGATAACAATTTTTGAGTACTGACTTTTTGGACAAGCAAAATTTTAAGTCTTGAGGATTCAAATGTTTCtcttttaagaaaatattaaataggAAAGGTTTAtaactattttattaatttattcttgaacttctaaaataacAAGTgatttgagacaactatttttagaaatcacgaCAGATAATTTGAGACGGAAGGAGTAAGTTTTAACCCAACCGAGAACAATGGCTGCTTCATCAGAGCAGCCGGGTCGAACTGCAAAGAGGGGGGGGTTGAGTTTTCTCATGTCTCCTTTTTCTCATGGCTGCTTCTCAGGATCCGTCGGTCTTTTGTACCTTTTTTTAATCTAAAAACATAAATATTGACTAAGCGAACATAAAATCATAAAATCTTCTATTAAAATTTTTGGGATCTAAAGCAAAGGCTCTCTAGCCTCCCCCTTGAGCCACCTTGCTAAGACCCGATCATGTTCTCTCAAGGAAAGCTATTGTGATGCAAAAGTTAGCTGAACCTTGTCACATCTAGTCCAATATTTTGGTCTCCCTTGCCTAGAATGATTCCGCCACAGCAAGCATAGGATAAGAGCACCACCAATCAGCTAAATTTACCAAGTTCCATCTTTTTCTTAATCGCCTTTTGACCATGGTATATGAATGAATCAAGTATCCCCGACACAGTGAAAACACCTGGAAAcaattttctgaaaattagaacaGAGTTTGCCATATAGAAACATCACTGATGTGATGCAAAAGCTATTTGGTTTAAACACAACGAGCTAACACCTTTAGTTCATGAAATGAAAAGAGTAAAGTTCTTCTGAATACATAACCAGGTTTTTCACAAAAAATATGAGCATGATAACTAGGCAATATCACAAGGCAACTACAACTAAAGATCAAACTACTTGATGTGATTCACTGCTGAAGTAATCTGAGATGGTTAATAGGTTGCACGAGTGCTGTAGAACTACAGAGCGATGTTCCATGTGTGATCTGAGCATACATGTCAAATGGCAGATATATAACATTATGAAAGGGACTTCAGTAGAGCCAACAAAGGAGTAGAATAAGCAAAGGCTAATCCAGCATTTATCTTTGATCTTGTTCTCTTTTATGCAAAGGCTAATCCAGCATTTATCTTTGATCTTGTTCTCTTTTATGCAAAGGCTGATCCACGGTTTAAACTCGATAGGTTAAACCTTAAGGTTTTTATCACTGAACTATTGCACTTTGATATTATGGATACAGAATTCGATATTTGTTGACATTTAGTACTTTTTCACATATAAATTTACACATGTCGAAATGGTTGGATTCAGTTGAACCCATAAAATGAATGGTACATCATCTGCCATTGACAATAACTTTAGCACCCCTCTCTTCAAAGGTTCAGTTTTCaataacaaaagatataatagGTACACAGTGTGATAGTGTAACCCTAATGCTGAAATATTAGTTTTCCGTCTCCTAATTTCAATCGTTATTCTACATTCAACAAATATTTTGAAGGTAATATTCCCTTCGATcgcccacttgtgggattacactgggttgttgttgtaatatTCCCTTCGATCTAATTTATATGACATTTTTCTCATTTCAGGAAATTTAACAATTCAAGATTTCAATTAAATTATTCAAATTTGACTTTTAATGTGATGTTTCCCTACAGAGTAACATCCAACCataattgtaatatttctttCACCATCACTAGTATAATAGGCCCAATAACATATTCTACTCCATGTCTAGTCAAAAAACATCGTCATGAATAATGGATAGAAGAATTCTTTTTTACAAGATGTAACCAATATCAGCTAAGAGATAAACAAGGGAAGGGTGAAGACTGTAATTACCTCCAACTATAGCACAGACATTAGTCAAGAAGTGTAAGAATGAAACATGTTGCTCAGTGAATGTCACCTGCGACAGGGCAAGAGATGAAATTCACAATATACACACATTTAACTATGATGGTAGGGAGAATTACTCCTCACTCTCAAACTAAAGAAAACATAAACGAGTGAAAAATGAGAACAACAAAGTTTCAGATTAATGAGTTAAGCAGTAAGCAATATTGTAAACTTACTTCCTATAGTGTAAAGGTTCAATGGTTCTTTCCCCCTACCCCAGGCCTCTGTCAACCCCATTTTTTTAAACAGAAAAAAGCCTTAATGTAACAATTTACTAAGGTTTATGATTAAGAAGATAAATAGACCTCAAAGGTGAAAATAACGACTTAGAAATTTGAGCGATGAAGCCCAATGCCAAACCTTGATTGGTGAAAGGTCATAGAAGAAGAAAACACCAGGAATAGACTGAAAGCGGCCAACATCTGCGCCTTTAAAATGTTCAGTTACAGAGAACTGCAAACACAACAAGCTGTTGCATCAGATTTTGGGGTCTATAGTACAAGAAATGCAGGTAGATAAGTTGAAGAATAAGAAAACCTGATTTGACTGGATGGTATGCCCACTGACATCAGTATATACTGTAGGTACCACCTGTAGGAAAAAAACTAGATATTACTATTGACAATAAAAGTAAATTTCCATCTATAAGTCACAGAAACTAAGATTAACCTAATATCACAATGGATATCATCATATCAGAGAGAGACAATAACTAACATTTCAAGCACAAAGAATGTGTCACGTTCTACCTATAAGGGCGCAAATACTGCAACATGCCAATAGCAAATGccaaatggacatccacaataacagaatggAAGAACTAGATAAAGGTTTATGCATTTTCTTGCCAAATGGAGAAAGATGGTTACATATTATAGGTATCATCTTAGTGCATATACTGAAACATGCCAATAGCAAATGCCAGATGGACATCAATAATTACAGAATGGCCAGACCAGATTCAGGTTTATGCATTTTTACCCCAAATGCAAAAAGATGGTAACAAATCATAGGTATCATTTTTGACATTAATTTTCTCCACAATGAAAATGATAATAGTAACCAGCCAAACATTTAAAATGAGTAATCTAGTACCTAGGGAAACAATTCTAGCACTACCTGTTTATCTCACTTTTATATGATATATTTTCTACTTAGAATGCACAAGAGAGTTAAAGTTGTACCACCCAATAAAGAAAAATAGTTGAGGTAGTAGTGAGTAGTGAGAGTCCACATAACTTGCAGCCAGCATGAACAAGCAATAACATCAACATACACTCCTAATTTGATCTTTGGTTAAGAAAATATTCTGATTTGAGCTTTTCCATAACCTTTTCATTAGTGCGCCTCTAGGTGCTGTTTAATATCTACTCATGCGTTGACTTACAAACCCATTAATTGAAAGTGATGCAGCTTTTGCAAGAAAATAGTGTGAAAGCAGTATCATCATACTGTCATTACGACAGTTGCAAATGTTTAGTGTTCAATGTcaaatggtaaaatatttaagatTCACaaggtatatatattttttgacgaaatgaaaataggaaaagtagCATCAGGAATGAAATACAGAAAGAGGGTCTATTCTAACTCTGTTTGATGTATAGTCTGGTCGAACCTTCCTTCCGAGAAAGGCAACATGTTTTGGAATTGCTTGGAATGAAAAAACATTTGACTTACAAAAAGGGAGTAGCGCGTATCTTAAGAAAAATGATTATCTTTCCcctttttttaaaaatgaaatGAGAAAAAATTGATaatcattcttttttttttttttggataaccgtggtgtccgggccagcttgcaCGCACCGACTAATTCGACagggtacctgctacctcccaccagcaacaggtagcaacaggtaccaggtaactctatccaccaaggcttgaATAGATGAGAAGAAATCACCAGTGTTTTTGCCTCCGCTGGGATTTGGAAAAAATGATTATCattcttttttctttaattttgacAAATTACACAATTATCTGTTTTTGGGGGATAATAATGGGGTGAGCGCGAGCTTGTAAATACCTCAACTAGTCCACTGGGGACTTGCTACAACACACAAGCACACGTCTCAAGTTTTGCCACCAACACGGGGGCAGATGGACAGCCTCAGGCAAATGAGCTCATACTAAGTATTGCAGTTGGGGATCATGGGGGTCTCATAAGGGTTTAACTGGTCCTTAAGCTAGCAAAGCAAACTATTCATTTTAAGAACTTAGTCTCAGTAACTCAAAGAGCTGCTGCTGTCGCGCGCGTCAAAGGAAAAAACGTAAGTACAAACGACAAGGGGCTTGGGGACGGGAAAAAAAAGGCTCTTGGCAATAATCCTTAACCACTCTATGGAAAGTAACCTAGCAACCATTAAATCAAGTGGTAATTCCAAACACACAAAACTTCATGTAAATCGCAGAAATAGGGAAGAAAGGAAAAGTATGAGGTCAGTCACGTGGAAAATGCCAACCTTGATAAAATACTGATACATGCCATGGGGTGTCTCTTGTGTCCATGTTACACTGCAATGTGGGTTGAAAACAATGAAGAAGCAGTCAATATGGTTAAGTGCCATCATACATCATATAAAGACACAAGTGAACAAAGTATCGACTAGTGAAAGAGATGTACCCATCTAGAGGATTCACAACACCTGGGAAGTATTCTCCATAAGTTAATCTATTGATCTTGTGACTAATCTGTCAAACAAATTTTTTCAGTAAAGTTATATTAAAGCACCAAAACGAAACATGAACAGATGAACCAAGTTATGAGAACATCTTACATTATAACTATCCTTCTGAAAGGTGAGCAAATCATGGACATGAACATTTGACTGCTGAAAACTCTTCCCCGGTGCAAAGTGGAAATTTCCGGCCACTTTATTGACCTCCAAGAACCCATACATATTACATCCTTCACCTTCTTCCGCTTTGATCATTTCTAGGAAACCCTCTCTTTTACACTGACTCAAATGAATTTCGaaggagaaaaaagaaagatCAGCCATGCTTTTAATTAGCGCATCATGAAATATTAAAGCTCAACAACCATGCATTCTTTTCATATTTATTGAATAATAGGTATGGAAAATATGTTGAAAGATATGAAACTAACACAGTATAGTTGGGACTTTATCATCCAGAACGATATGGAGTCTTCCATAGCTTAAGCAAAGAAACAAGAATTTACCGCTTAGCACTTTGTAAAGTATTGCCTAGTTTTCTGCAACTAACAGAGATCATATATCTATTTGTGTCTACTTGTCAAAAAATATTATGATCCCATGTTAAGAAAGAAAACTGACGCCTTGAAGGAACATTTGGTTTCGATAGGAGTGAGAAATGTGAAATGGATTTTTACACATCTTTCTGTTTTTTCTATTGGGATAATAGTGGTCAGCCATATTTCTACATTTCCACTTTGGCTAAAAGCTCCACAAACCAAATCCTGCAGAAGTTGCAGGAAGTTCATCAAGAGCAAAAACCCAGTTGATTCGTTTCTCctccatttttatttttcattaataaaaaaaaattccatCCAACTATTTGGTCTTTTTAAAGGAAAGAACCATCCAACTATTTGTCAAAGAAAATGTTTAAAAGAATCGATCTCTCAAAATAAACACTTCTTTAAAAGCTTCAGTCTACACTCTATAAACTTCTACAAGTTATTAACCTTTGAATAGAAAAATGTACTAATTTTATTATTCTATCCCGAGGTTTGCTCAGATAAAGAAAATCCCTGGTTATTTTGAAATATCAATACCTCCCCTATTTGAGCATTTAGGGAACAGTACTATATTCCTTAGAATTGATGGCTTTGCCTACCATTTTGTTCCTTGCTCTTTTCTCTGGCATCTAAATTTTCTAGAGCTTGCCAATTTTCCGTTCACATTTGTTGAAATGGTTTCACTTTATTCCTTCGTGTTTGTATCCGACAAAAAGGGGGAAAAGAATAAAGCTATACTCCAAATTAGATTCTTTTTCTAAACTCTTCTTCCTTCATGATTTAAGGTCTATATATTATATATGTGAAGAAGCTGGGAAGGGAAAGATCATTGGAAAAAGACTAATCCTTGAGACGGAACAATTAAACTCGCCCATATTTTAGAGTTCACAATAAAAGTTTTAAATAAGCAGCTTCGGTTTCCAGAGAaggtttttatttcaaagttgctTGAAAACTGTTTTTTAACACAAAATAGCTTTTCTTAAAACTACCTGAGAGATCTTTGTTATCAGAATAAAATCATATACGGTTTGTGTATTTAACTCTTAACAGAATTCTAATAAACAAAATTCATAGTATAACCAATCTTCAGAGCAAATAAACTGTCCTCAGAATTAATGCATAAAATGCACAGCGTCGAATGGTCACTATTAACCTCTCCATAAAGTAACAAAAAGTTGGATTAGTCACACTCATTTCATTTAACATACAAGTACACAAATGATCATGTCCACATTTGTTTGTTGTGATTGTGAGACCATATTGCTCACAGCACTTCTATCACATCCATGTAATGCTGCATAACTTCGATACAGGATTCAAAATGAAAACCAGATCTTCATTCAAGACTCATCAAACACTTAGGAGGTAGGGTTGAGATACTTTAAGTCTTTAACATAGCAAGCCATACTGTTAACTTCTTAGATCTTCTATTTTCACAAAAGAAAGAAGCCACGGTAGTCAAGCTTTTACAGAGGAAAATGGCTTCAGTTTCAGGGAATAATTTGGAGAGAAAAGACACACACAAGACATGTAACTCCTTCGATGATCAACTGCCAATATACCTGCCAATATAGAAACATACCTGGTCAATTATATCTGGGTTTGACAATGCCCAACCTTTCTTTCGATAGGCTTCACGAACATCTTCACAGGTGTTACAGCAATGATCATCTGACTGCAAAGTTGACAGGAATTCAGGGTTGGGGACTTATGAGAAGCAGTTCAATGAGATAGTTATCTGTATCGTGACATAATCAAGGAACCCAAAAAGATTGGATGCAGGAACGTAGAAAAAAGATATGAAGTTAAATTCACAAAAAAGAATGGATACTAAAGCTTATATTACAATCTAAGTGAGAGATTTCTAGCATTAAGAATAGGAACAAACCCCTTCAGCACCGTAACAGGAACCACAATATGTTTCGTTGTGCTCAAGTCTTCCTCCATGCTTTTGCAAAGGCCTATCAATCTGTTAGTGGAATAGACTCAGTGATCGAAACTTGAAAGGTATCAATGAAGCATGTTTCCAAAATCAAAAGTTATTCTCAGTATTGGATCCATGAACATCCAGAATGCAAATAAAAGCCAAAACGATTTCTTTACATCTACGCCTTTAGCAGCTATAAGATTTGAAACaaagttaaataaatatttatatcagTTACCTTTTATAAAATAAAAGAAGTTTTACATCAATCAAGTATAATTCTCCATGCAAAAAATTCCTTAAACTAGGACATAAAGCAGGTACTTGTGCATTCTATTAAGCTGAAAGTAACCTGTACTTGTATCTCACCTTAGGAGCACCAATGCCCTCCTTCCTTGTCTCAATCACATTACCGTGAACATCAATCCTTTTCTTGATAATGTCAtgtctctgcaagtataaatgtAATCACATCATACAAAAACCCAAAGATCATACACGTCGGAGTTAGAATTCTAATAACTAGTGCTGGTAGTTCCCAAACCATCTTTTACTTCCACAACTCTGGTTATTATTTTCAAAAATGGCTTAACATTCCACTGCAATATTGCCAAATAAGGCCTCTTGCTGCCTAGTTTGCAATGTACTCTTGTGTCTTTACCCAATTAAGTACTTATTTCTTGATAATTCAGAAATTAGAGCTAGGAAAGAACATTAGGTCAGTTCTAAAGAAAGAGAATATTACAAACTAAGTGAGAGTCAAGGCCTCCAACACATCAAGCCAAGCATCAATACCAGGGAACATCCTCCTTTaactaaaaatcaacccaaatGATGAAACAACACTTTTATCTTATGGATAGATTCTCAACTCCCTCGAAGTCCTCTACTATCCTTTCCTTACAATCTACTCTGGAGATGCAATAGGTAATCTGTTACCTTTCCGATATTTACACATGAATCATTAGGCAACAGACAATTTTTTTCTCCTCAAACTATAAAAGGTAGAAATTGCATGGAATGCAGTAGGTAATTTGTTAGGggtctttacacaaatagccggccatatttattgtttactttttttaggcatatacatagattatacattaattatcACGATTATGCACATATAATACatgaattatgcatatattatacctccacCGGCTATTTTAAGTTTAAGCGGTTGGGtgagcggctatttgggttaattcttcaattTGTTACCACACCCATGACATATATGATATAACAAGAAGCATGTGTAATAGGAAGGCGAAATCAACTGCCAAGTAGACACTTCAACTTTGCCAATGACCATCTAGACACATTTACTTGGCAGAAGTGTGTCTCGTGAATATTGTGTCAGGGAAACCATTCGCGTGAAACTCACACACATCCTACCCCCTcccacttctttttttttttttacaaaacagACCACTTTCACCCCCTAGCCTGCTTATTCTTCTTAATCTTAGAGGTATTGCTGTTGTTATTGCACAACCACCACCTACTGCCGCCACCATTGAAGGGTTACCGTAGTCGGAAAAAATAGGCTAGAACTGATTTATGCAGGTTGGCTACGGAATGTCTGGGTTTCATAGGTGGATTGGGTGAAGGGTGAAGAATTTGTTCAGCTTACATTTTCCCAGGATGGACGGAATTGCCATTTTTTCCAGCATGAAGCCTGCCGACGAGTATACTTGGATTGGAAAAATTGAGGATAAAAGTACTTGCTAGCGATAGAATCTCATAGAGACAAAGAGAATCATGCAACATTGAGACCTAAGTTAATGAGCGCGGATCCATTTGCATTGAGGCATTTTAGACTGACCAATACTCAGAAAAGCTAACTTTCCTTCTTATTCATCTGTTATCGTTCCATTTGTCCCTAAGTTGTTGGTGTTTATGATGTTGTCTTTGTACCTAACTTCCCTTTCCTTCCCTTTCTTCCCCTTTACCCATTTCCTATTAAGTCTTCCCCATTTTTTTATTTTCCTATCCTAAAGAAAACAACAGAAATAGTTTATCAAGAGCTATAAACTGAGAATGAAAGCTCGAGACCTAATGCTACGTTTCAAGGCTTGGGTTGCCTGAACAATGAAGAGACGGAGGCACATAAACTGTTTTCAAGGAGGAAAAGTCCTAAATACCATCAACTCTTGTGCACCTGATAAAAAGCCCCGGCCCTGATGGATTTACAATGGCCTTCTATCAAAAGTGCTGGGAGACTATAAAGTTGGATGTTACGGGAACCTTCAATCATTTTCACAACAACTGCAATGGTAAAATCTTTTAATGCCTCTTTCATTGCTTTCATACTTAAAGATTTTAGGCCTATAAACCTCACCGACGGTATCTATAAGATAGTGGCAGAAGTGTTAGCTGGCAGAAGTGTTAGCTGAGATGTTGAAAAGGGTGATTGGGAAGTCGGTCTCTGGCTGCCAGAATGCTTTTATTAAAGGTAGGCAGATTACAGATGCTACACTCATTGCTAATGAAGTCATGGACTAGAGACAAAAAAGTGGAGAACCTAGTCTACCTGGACTAAACTTTAAGCTTGATACTGATAAGGCCTTTGACAAATTAATTGGCAGTATCTAATCTCATTTCTGAGGCAGATGGAATTTGGGGAGAAATGGATCAAATGGATTAAATATACCTTCTCCCCACTTGAATATTATGTTCTTGTTAATAGAAGTCATGTGGTTTTTCTCTCTCCCAAAAGAGGGATTAGACAAGGGGATCTCTTATCTCTTTTTTTATTCATTCTGGCAATGGAGGAACTTGGTAGAGTGCTGGAAAAGGCTAAGCATTGCACTGGTGGGAGGATTTTGATGTAGGTGAAGTTCTGGTCCATCAGTTTCTCTGTCTCACTTACTGTTTGCCGATGAATTTTTTGTGGTGCTGAGAAGTCCTAAGTTCAATACCTCAACCTCACTCGAAGGATATTTGAAGTCTTGTCTGGGTTGCACATTAACACATTCAAAAAGTATCATATATCCTGTTAATGTGGTCCATAAGTTGGAGGTTTTGGCTGATATTATGTGCTGCATTACTAGCTCATTTCCTACCACATTCCTAGGCCTTCCCTTGGGTGCTAGACACAGATCAACTGAATTATGGAATGTGGTCTTTGAAAATTTTGAGGAAAGATTTACATCGTGGCAGGAGCATTATCTCTCTTAGGGGGTAGACTAACTCTTATCAACAGTGTTCTCGACAGTATTCCAACCTATTTTTATGTCCCTCTTTCCAGTTTCAAACAAAGTTCAAAAGCAGCTTGATTGACTCAGATGTTCATTACTATGGAAGGGCAACAATAAAACTCATAATTTTCACCTTGTCAATGAGCCAAAGTTATACTTCCAAAAACACTTGGGGGGGTGAAGGATTTGGGTACATAACAAGAGCATGTTAATAAAATGGCATTGGAGATATAATCAAGAAGAAGGTGGTATCTGGAAGAAGGTGGTTGAAGCTAAGTATGGATGTGATAGTCAATGGTACTCCAATCCTGTTAGATCATCTTATGAATGTGGGTTGTGGAAGGGCATTATGAAGCTGTGGGATGAATTCAACACCAATACATCATTTCAAGTGGAAAAAGGGAACACATACTATTCTGGAAAGATTAACAGGCTATCTACCATGATGGATGCTTATCCAAGATAGTTCTCAATTACAACTAATTCAAACTCTACCATTGCACAGAACAGGGAGGGGGACACTTGGAATCCAA
This region of Nicotiana tomentosiformis chromosome 4, ASM39032v3, whole genome shotgun sequence genomic DNA includes:
- the LOC104091521 gene encoding uncharacterized protein; the protein is MDSFISKIRNLDAYPKINEDFYSRTLSGGVITLASSIIMTLLFISELRLYLHAVTETKLVVDTSRGETLRINFDITFPALPCSILSVDAMDISGEQHLDIRHDIIKKRIDVHGNVIETRKEGIGAPKIDRPLQKHGGRLEHNETYCGSCYGAEGSDDHCCNTCEDVREAYRKKGWALSNPDIIDQCKREGFLEMIKAEEGEGCNMYGFLEVNKVAGNFHFAPGKSFQQSNVHVHDLLTFQKDSYNISHKINRLTYGEYFPGVVNPLDGVTWTQETPHGMYQYFIKVVPTVYTDVSGHTIQSNQFSVTEHFKGADVGRFQSIPGVFFFYDLSPIKVTFTEQHVSFLHFLTNVCAIVGGVFTVSGILDSFIYHGQKAIKKKMELGKFS